The sequence ATTATCGGTgtctaataatttttaatctgGCACCCCTGATAATTTCGTGAGTCGTGACAACAACTTTTGGCTTTTTGTTTGCCATAGTTTGGCTTTGGCAGTTCGACTTCTTTCTGCCTTTTAAGTCTGTAGTAGTAGAACTGCTGCACTCATATCACCGTCTGCTTCTGAATGTTTAAGTTTGTTACCGTAAAAGTGATAAGCGTTTCCAAATTTTCTCGTTCATAAAACTCACAGAACTAACAGTGTGATGTCTGCTATTGACGACAAAAACGGACCCAGGTAAACCAAAGTTTATATACCTTAAACTTAAACTTTAGTTTATGTACCTTAAATAAGTTGTTGTATTTACTGTGATTTACCGTATGAATGCGTTGGTAACCCAGCAAATAGTAACGCTGTTGTGTGTGGTCTCAAGTTTTCTCTAAGAAATTATTTGATGAGTCACTCACACAAATTGTGCTACTGATTTTGGCTTTcgtttattaaattattattatttgtgagTAAAGGGAGGTGGTGGTTTTCGTGAAAAGAAGACGACCTGGAATGTTTTGCAGTACGTTTCAATGGGAGGCACCGAAAAAGACAACGGAAAATGAGACTTTATTCTGTTATTCAGCCGAATTAAGAATTGAAAATCACATGTGTCTTTACATTCTGGAGATAAATTTTagatttgaaaaggaaaataaaaaaattcaccgTGAAGTAGATTTTTTCCCGACTCAAGCTGGCCTCCACGAAGAAGATAATGACTTACGACCTGTCGATGTTTCGATCGCtataaatgaagaagaaacgagATGTATATTGGAGTCAATGGGCTGGGATCAGTGGGGTTACCGCGACATCAGAGGAAGCATTGCCTGCCCGGCTGGAAAAAGCTTTAACGACATTACATGGGAAACGACAAATCCAAACGAATGGAAACCCTTGACCTGTCATCTCTGGCTCGACTTTGAAACCTCCGCTAGAAGTAAAAAGAACGCCCTCAAACAACTGACTGAATTGTATGTCCAGCAGAAGCAGTGCGATGTCCATTTTAACTTGCAAGACGATCAACACATTGGCGGGCATTCACACATACTGGTGGCCAGGAGTCCCGTCTTCGCCGCAATGTTCCAGCACGAGATGAAGGAGACGAAGACGGGCCAAGTCAGCATTCAGGACATCCAGCCAGACATTTTTAAGCAGATGCTTCACTACATTTACTCGG is a genomic window of Daphnia pulicaria isolate SC F1-1A chromosome 2, SC_F0-13Bv2, whole genome shotgun sequence containing:
- the LOC124327566 gene encoding uncharacterized protein LOC124327566; this encodes MSAIDDKNGPREVVVFVKRRRPGMFCSTFQWEAPKKTTENETLFCYSAELRIENHMCLYILEINFRFEKENKKIHREVDFFPTQAGLHEEDNDLRPVDVSIAINEEETRCILESMGWDQWGYRDIRGSIACPAGKSFNDITWETTNPNEWKPLTCHLWLDFETSARSKKNALKQLTELYVQQKQCDVHFNLQDDQHIGGHSHILVARSPVFAAMFQHEMKETKTGQVSIQDIQPDIFKQMLHYIYSVQLSVPLTEITAQRLFEAADKYDIGDLKDECVDRLIYRIRVDNVINLMAWAHIHSVEELKEATLTFTSLHGKEISKQRDWENLTKNYPEVCLEATRRIIDRMVLSSESNVTANSNRK